In Anaerobacillus isosaccharinicus, one genomic interval encodes:
- a CDS encoding transposase — protein MKPTLIPHISYQNFVLDQLNTHYSGGILTLVRKDWTIISKLWITDLSFTTTWLHDLYSVKGPEPRDPASMLRSYLLCLLTSPTLSITEWVNQLHRVPLYTILSGFEPGDVPGVGTFYDFFRRLSGFEKANVKPFIKLKRKKKQKKKPKKGEKATPRNPGIIRKLVDRHLRHGSKQKQLPGDQLYAFFQSQFLEVSARLGLLGDPHSLGVVGDGTPVETASYPRSKPICDCSAQGLTNCTHPRRYSQPDIDSGWDSSRERYFNGYHLYMISTSDSRFDLPLYPRLHPASRHDSVSLVVSSIEFSQRYTLGTIDKILLDAAHDAEPIYELLDHHNVEPFIDLNVRTKKNFSTQSDIQISPLGVPICPIGMEMKPNGFDKSQNRQKWRCPLACGTKNTCSTPCSKAKYGRTFHTFKQDNLRLFTKTPRSSEKWKLIYKRRTSVERSNKREKVDYHLESGRHRSTKMWYVRLYSIMMCQHIDAWYSSQKETLNIQEIIFSKSA, from the coding sequence ATGAAACCTACGCTAATACCACATATCTCATATCAAAACTTCGTTTTAGACCAACTAAATACTCATTACTCAGGCGGTATACTGACTCTCGTACGAAAAGATTGGACTATTATCTCAAAGTTATGGATCACGGATCTTTCTTTTACTACTACTTGGCTTCATGATTTATATTCAGTTAAAGGTCCTGAGCCACGTGATCCTGCTTCCATGCTTCGCTCTTATCTTTTGTGTTTATTGACAAGTCCGACCCTGAGTATTACAGAATGGGTGAACCAACTCCATCGTGTTCCTCTTTACACGATCCTTAGCGGCTTTGAACCTGGGGATGTTCCAGGGGTCGGTACTTTTTATGACTTCTTCAGACGGCTATCAGGTTTTGAGAAGGCTAATGTAAAACCTTTTATTAAGCTCAAACGAAAAAAGAAGCAGAAGAAAAAACCGAAAAAGGGTGAAAAAGCAACTCCTAGAAACCCTGGTATTATTAGAAAATTAGTAGATCGTCATTTACGCCATGGTTCAAAACAAAAACAATTGCCGGGAGATCAATTATACGCGTTTTTTCAATCTCAATTTCTTGAGGTTTCAGCGAGATTGGGTTTGCTTGGAGATCCCCATTCCCTTGGTGTTGTTGGAGATGGGACACCTGTGGAAACAGCGAGTTACCCAAGAAGCAAACCTATTTGTGATTGTAGTGCCCAAGGACTAACGAATTGTACTCATCCTCGTCGATATTCTCAACCTGACATCGACTCAGGTTGGGATAGTTCAAGGGAGAGGTACTTCAACGGATATCATCTCTACATGATATCCACTAGCGATAGCCGATTCGACTTACCGCTATATCCACGGCTACATCCTGCTTCCCGGCATGATTCAGTCAGCCTAGTGGTTAGCTCAATTGAATTTTCGCAACGGTACACCTTGGGCACAATTGATAAAATCCTTCTCGATGCCGCACATGATGCAGAACCGATTTACGAATTACTGGACCATCATAATGTGGAACCATTTATTGATCTTAATGTTCGAACAAAGAAAAACTTCAGTACGCAAAGTGATATTCAGATTTCTCCCCTAGGCGTTCCTATTTGTCCAATTGGAATGGAAATGAAACCCAATGGGTTTGACAAATCTCAAAACCGCCAAAAGTGGCGTTGTCCACTAGCTTGCGGAACAAAAAATACATGTTCCACTCCGTGTTCTAAAGCGAAGTATGGCCGGACATTTCATACGTTTAAGCAAGATAATCTTCGTCTGTTCACTAAAACACCGAGGTCTTCTGAAAAGTGGAAACTGATTTATAAACGAAGAACTTCAGTTGAACGTTCGAACAAAAGAGAAAAAGTCGACTATCACTTAGAATCTGGGCG